A genomic segment from Leptolyngbya boryana PCC 6306 encodes:
- a CDS encoding AbrB/MazE/SpoVT family DNA-binding domain-containing protein, which translates to MSGTIRTRLVKFGNSQGIRIPKLLLEQSGIQSEVEIEVEGNRLIIRPVSHPRAGWEAAIDAEIAKSGDEGLLDDETSTQWDETEWQW; encoded by the coding sequence ATGAGTGGAACAATTCGGACTCGACTTGTCAAATTTGGTAATTCTCAAGGAATTCGGATTCCGAAGCTGTTACTAGAGCAAAGTGGCATTCAAAGTGAAGTTGAAATCGAAGTCGAAGGCAATCGCTTGATTATTCGTCCTGTATCTCATCCTCGTGCTGGATGGGAAGCAGCGATCGATGCAGAAATCGCAAAATCTGGGGATGAAGGCTTGCTGGATGATGAAACCTCAACTCAATGGGACGAAACCGAATGGCAATGGTAG
- a CDS encoding mechanosensitive ion channel family protein has translation MTFNAQTVTSLSDTLINLASQNLPKVIWAIVILLVTRWIADAIRPIGFRILKYAEPTLQKFLIQVASIMVWIAGTVAALNAIGIQTTTVITIIGAAGLAIGLALQNSLSHFAAGVMLVSFRPFEVGDSIEGAGVAGMVDSIGLFSTTIVSPDNVRITVPNSNLFSGTLKNNTIMGTRRVDLQINIGHREIDSTMTHLLSLVQPHPLVLREPRPTCHVESITPDATILYLRPWCAAIHHEQVRSEILQLVQEALQSIPAKQAAQSGT, from the coding sequence ATGACATTCAATGCTCAAACAGTGACATCCCTGAGTGATACCTTGATCAATTTGGCATCTCAAAATCTGCCGAAAGTGATTTGGGCGATCGTGATTCTACTGGTTACTCGTTGGATCGCAGACGCTATTCGACCGATCGGATTTCGCATACTTAAATATGCAGAGCCAACCCTGCAAAAGTTCCTGATTCAAGTCGCATCGATTATGGTTTGGATTGCGGGAACCGTTGCAGCTTTAAATGCAATCGGGATTCAAACGACAACCGTGATTACGATCATTGGTGCAGCAGGTTTAGCCATTGGTTTAGCTTTGCAAAATAGCTTGTCCCACTTTGCGGCAGGCGTGATGTTAGTTAGCTTTCGACCATTTGAAGTCGGAGACTCGATCGAAGGTGCAGGTGTCGCAGGCATGGTTGATAGTATTGGATTGTTTTCGACGACGATCGTGTCGCCTGATAATGTCCGCATTACCGTGCCCAATAGCAATTTATTTAGTGGAACTCTGAAGAATAATACGATTATGGGAACGCGGCGAGTCGATTTGCAGATTAATATTGGTCATCGCGAAATTGACTCGACCATGACGCATCTGTTATCGCTGGTACAACCTCATCCCCTCGTATTGCGCGAACCCCGTCCAACTTGTCACGTCGAGAGCATTACACCTGACGCAACAATTTTGTATTTACGTCCCTGGTGCGCTGCGATTCATCACGAACAAGTGCGATCGGAGATTTTACAACTCGTTCAAGAAGCACTTCAATCCATCCCCGCCAA
- a CDS encoding type II toxin-antitoxin system PemK/MazF family toxin — protein MAMVVRRFDVFLVQLDPTVGSEIQKTRPCIIVSPDEMNRLLKTVLIAPLTSVRRNFPFRVDCQFQGKAGQIVLDQIRAVDKTRLVQFLGQIGEEQRALLDTIADLFAA, from the coding sequence ATGGCAATGGTAGTTCGTCGTTTTGATGTGTTTCTTGTTCAGCTAGATCCAACTGTTGGATCTGAAATTCAGAAGACCCGTCCTTGTATAATCGTCTCTCCCGATGAGATGAATCGTTTACTCAAAACGGTTTTGATAGCTCCATTAACTTCTGTAAGACGAAACTTCCCATTTCGAGTTGATTGTCAGTTTCAAGGCAAAGCGGGTCAGATTGTCCTAGATCAAATTCGAGCAGTAGATAAAACCCGACTTGTTCAATTTCTGGGTCAAATTGGCGAGGAGCAAAGAGCGCTTCTCGATACGATAGCTGACCTCTTTGCTGCCTAA
- a CDS encoding GUN4 domain-containing protein, whose amino-acid sequence MSISIFFSYSHKDEALRDKVAEHLSALKRSNVIQEWHDRLIPAGSEWKDEIDRNLRTADIILLLVSASFLSSDYCWSEELKRAMTRHETGEAVVIPVILCPCDWQDTPFAKLQMLPKDARAVTLWSNEDEALTDIAHGIRGTVQRVAERKQLETKASDQRTEPTLEAPEIPPAMQPSLEKQPEYDSLFDYMPLGKMLKAGKWKQADQETLRVMLQTMGRQREGWLRVEDVQKFPCLDLRMIDRLWLKYSDGRFGFSTQIKIWQECGSPTDYTQDWCTFSARVGWYMAEGFILYPNWVFIAPQGHFPSLAFKGTIWRWGMYSLAQRLASCGTQQL is encoded by the coding sequence ATGTCAATCAGTATCTTCTTCTCCTACTCTCACAAGGATGAGGCACTGCGGGATAAAGTCGCGGAGCATTTGAGTGCTTTGAAGCGGAGTAATGTGATTCAGGAATGGCACGATCGATTGATTCCAGCAGGCAGCGAATGGAAAGATGAAATCGATCGTAACTTGAGAACTGCTGACATTATTTTGCTGTTGGTGAGTGCGTCGTTTCTTAGTTCGGACTATTGTTGGAGTGAGGAGCTGAAACGGGCAATGACCCGGCATGAGACTGGGGAAGCTGTTGTGATTCCTGTAATTCTGTGTCCTTGTGATTGGCAAGATACACCTTTTGCAAAATTGCAGATGTTACCGAAAGATGCGAGAGCAGTAACGTTGTGGAGTAATGAGGATGAAGCGCTAACAGACATAGCTCACGGTATTCGAGGTACTGTACAACGGGTTGCTGAACGGAAGCAACTTGAAACAAAAGCAAGCGATCAAAGAACTGAGCCAACGTTAGAAGCGCCTGAAATTCCTCCAGCTATGCAACCTTCATTAGAGAAACAACCAGAATATGACTCGTTATTTGATTACATGCCATTAGGGAAGATGCTGAAAGCTGGTAAATGGAAGCAAGCTGATCAAGAAACACTCCGAGTGATGCTTCAAACTATGGGAAGGCAGAGAGAGGGTTGGTTGCGTGTGGAAGATGTTCAGAAATTCCCCTGTCTAGATTTGCGAATGATCGATCGCCTGTGGTTGAAATACAGCGACGGGAGATTCGGTTTTAGTACGCAAATAAAAATTTGGCAAGAGTGTGGGAGTCCCACAGATTACACACAGGACTGGTGTACTTTTAGCGCGCGAGTCGGTTGGTACATGGCAGAAGGCTTTATTCTTTATCCTAACTGGGTGTTTATAGCTCCTCAAGGACATTTTCCAAGTTTGGCATTCAAAGGCACAATTTGGCGATGGGGAATGTATTCTCTTGCCCAGAGGCTTGCTAGCTGCGGCACACAACAGTTGTAG